CAACTGAGGTCTTCCCCCTCTCTTCATTTTCTCACTGCTTAAATACCGGAAATGTTGTTGGTAGGAAGGTGTTTGAAATACAACCCAAGGAAGGTGAGGTTTGGGCTCTATACAAGAACCACAATCCTGAGCCGACTTGTCCCAACCTGGCCAAGGGTGAATGTGAAATAGTGGAAGTGCGGGGAAATAGTGGAAGAAGCACAAAGGTTGGAGTTCTGGTAAAGGTTGAAGGATTTAAATCAATATTCAAGGCTCCAAGAATCCAGAGATCAAAAACTGGGATCATTGATGTACCGCTGTCTGAGTTTCATAGATTTTCTCACCAGATTCCTGCTTTCCAGCATAGCGGGGAGAGTGACAGTCGACTTGCAGGCTGTTGGGAGCTTGATCCATCATCAATACCTGGTACTGTAATTTCCTTAGATTGAAACTGCAATGTGCCAACTTTCTAGCATCCGTTCGTTTAACTCTTGACATTTGCCGGAGTGCTGCTTGAGAATAAATAGAATGAACTTCAGTTAAACATTTCAGTTTACATTTCTTGAGAGTTGGTGAATGTTCGGAGCCTGAAGCATTAGCTTGTTATCTTTTTGGTAGTGCAAATTCAATAATGATGAGGGGGCAAAGACAGGTTCTCTCCCATTTTTTAGTGTTGTTGTTTTCATTGTTCTACTTTTTGCCAGTTTGCCTTGCATTTGTAGCTTGGATTCATGCATGATGTAGGCTCTGACTGAGCCATCATAGTTCCTACGAGGGAGCATGTGCTCGTGGAATTGTGGCTATTTCCCATACTGTGTTCTTTGAGCCATAGACTGCTTTGCTTAAGATAGCTTCATTAACAATGTAGATTAAATATTTCTCAACACCATTGCCATAAAACTTCCAAGGCAGGTAATATGACTAGAGACAGTAAGCCTCTTGTTGGTGATGTACTGATGTATATTCTATGTGCTTTGCTTAAGATCGTTTTGTCAACGATGTTGAGCAGGTACAGTGGGGGTACAAGTACTCAGGGCTCTTGGTGTTAATAATGAGCCATTACACTGCTTTGCGCCACTATAAACTAGTTTGCTTGAGATCATTTTCTTAAACAAGATTTGAGTAGGTACTATGACTCTAAGCTCAACTTCGATGCTTGTTGTATTCTTGTCAATGAGTcaaaaactagagagaactgGTTTGATAATGGCGCTCGACGACTGATTTAAGAGAACTGGTGTGTTACTCTTACTCTGGAGACTGATCATTGCATTGCATCCTGCTCCCAATTCGGACAAACTCTCAGATTGAGAGTCGACCTCAAGGCAATCCGATTGAACAATCAAGAGTCCCAAACCTTTTTCTGCTGCAATCTTGGCACCATACAAACATGCCGGCAATTCAGCTTGCTTGGCACTATAGACTCCCTCCACAAGATGCATGAAACGTCCCATAGTATAACCATTTGCATCCCTAAAGATGCCCCCCCAACCCAGCAAGAGGACTAGGAGAGACAAAAGATGCATATACATTTAATTTTATAAACGCAACAGGGGGTCGTTGCCATCTGCACAATCGTGGTCTTGACTCTTGAAGAAGGAGCCGTTTTCGCATGATTAGCACAATACTCCTCCCACCAACCCAAATCATTGCATCAAACTTGTTTACAAAATGAAGGTAAAAACGCAAGCATATAAAACAACGAAGGTTGAacctaaaaagtaaaaacacatGCTTATCAAACAataaaagagaattaaaaaagaGGGGCATTCCGAGAATCGAACTCGGGACCTCTCGCACCCAAAGCGAGAATCataccactagaccaaatgccCGTCCTGTAAACCAAATCATCTACAgtgaatatatacatataatagAATCGTCTTAAAATAATGCCAAGCGCCTGTTCtgagtttcaactttcaagtgcGCCCCTTTTCTTTTGGCCACGGCACTATAGTCTGATGCTCCGGTAATTATTCTCCCGCCGAAAATCTCCTCCAAAAACGACGCCGTTCCTCTCCGCACGCCGGAAGGAGACTCCATCTCTCCAGGTCCCTCTCTCATCCTTCTCTTTACAGTTGTTGGGTTCTGCACTATATGCCCCCTCTCAGCTGTGCATTTCAATTTGGCTCATGATTCCTACACCTTCAACTGATTTGATGGTTTAGGGTTTGATATGCGTTTCCCAAAAACTCCATTTGCTTCACAAAATGGGAATCAAAGCTTCCTCTTTGTCGTCTTTTCTTGCTCTTTCGTCCGGTGCGCACCACctgttcgatgaaatgcctcTGATAAATTCACATTTCTCAGTACATTTCTGAATTCAGgtttctcaaaggtggattgtgatttctctctcttttgtctTTTCGTGTTTGTTGTTTACAGCTTGGCAAAGTCGATTGGAATTCGAAACCAGTTAACGTCTCTGGTTTGTGAGTGacaaggaaagaaagaaagatgttGAAGCAGGTGTTTGGGAAGGTGTGGAACAAAGGGGTTTATGGCTGTGGAGGAAGCAGAATTAGGGCTTGCTACTATGTGCCCACTAGTGGTTTCCACAATGCACAGGTTCATTTCAATTCCCTCATATCTCACAGTAAACCATGCTTTCTTGTCACAACATTGTGTCTCAATCTTAACCCGACGATTTACgattgattcatgattttaTCATGTTTTACACGACGGCATGAAGATCTGGTAGTTATGACATGGTTGAATAAGTTTTGCTCCTTCCCTTAGCAATATTATAGTCTTTGTCAACCTGTATCTTGCACTTGCTTCATGCTCTGTAGAATGACATTACTTGCTTCCCAGCTCCCAACCCCACGTGTTGAGCGTTACATTCTGATTAAAAGGATTTTGCTAGACTTATTGTCACTTGCTTGATTGAAGTCCGGTGATGGAATATATTTGACATTGTTTCTGGCTGCAACTTTTGATTCCAGTCAATTATATGCCAGAATTTGTAAACCGCTCAAACTAGAATGTGTCCAGGAGTTCTTCCTATGAGAATTTTTTTAACAAACTCAGCTGCTGTCTATGCAATTTACAGGTTCATTGTGCACCGAGAAGTTTTTTTGGGGTAGAGGATTTTGTTGATGATAACAATAGTCGGCCATACACTTATcagaaggaaaagaagtccAAAAATCCACAGAAGCATGTATCATTTAAGCAGCGGACCATAGCCTACTTAGAACCATTTACACTTGATGTGTTCATCTCAAAACGGTTTGTGTCAGCCTCAATCACCCACAGGGTAACATGCAAGCAGGTTGCAGTTGCCGGTACCAACTCCAAAGACATAAAAGCTGCACTCAAGTCTCGATGTGATATACCTGCCTGTATAGCCATCGGCCAAATTTTAGCCGATAGGGCTAGAGAAGCGGATGTCTATACCGCTTCATATACTCCAAGGGACAGAGACAAGTTTGAAGGGAAGATTAGAGCAGTTGTCCAATCCCTCATTGATAGCGGGATTGATGTTAAAATTTATCTCGACTGAGTCAGTTTTCTTCTTTGCTTTGGATTAGGTTTCTTTGGACCCTTTGGGTGGTTTTGTATGTCTCTTTTGTGAGCTTAAAAGGCATCACTGCCAATATTTCCAATCAACTAAGATACGTGACTGCCTTTTCTGCTGTCTTTTTGCCATATGATGAAATTTGTACTGTTTTCTCGGttggtaacttttcttttttaccTATCAGGGTGAAAATAGAAGCAAAGCTTTATGAGGAAGTAAATCATACAAAGAACATTTAAATTCTACATATACAACATCTAGTGAGGCTGTACTTGGGATATCATTCCTTGTCAGTTTTTGGCCCTATATTAATCCCTAAACAAATCTAAACTTCAGGTTTTCTACTACCCTAGGATTTGGAGGCTTATTGCAGACCTACCGGATCTTATATGGAATCTAAGGTTTCCTACTCCTACTTGTATTCTATCGAGGCTAGTTAGCATGCACATTGCTTTATATACGATCGACTTAGGGCTCATGGCTCAGTAGTAGTTCTCAGCAACTAAAGCAAACTGGTTCATGGGCGCCCACACAATACTTCCCGACATACCCGAGGATGTTCTCAAACAGATGTTTCAATTCCTTCCCACTAAAGCTGCCATCTGCATGAGCTGTCTTTCTAAGCAATGGCAAGGCGTCCCCATATCAGAATTTAACGAGGGTGGTGAGCATGACGATCGCAACTTTGATGAGCACAGGAAGTTCATCAACATGTTAAAATTCCAGTTGGTATTATGTGAGAAAGAGAAACAAAGACAAACCACCTGGGATAAATTCAGACTTCGCATGACGAGATACTCAGCTAAAGATGCCACTATTGTATACAAGTGGTTGAAGTTTTCATTTGAGAGAAGCGTGAAAGAGTTGGATCTCAGCCTTAGAGGGAGTAGGGTGCAAAATTACTACTACTTGTGCCGGACCAGCTTTATCAATGCAAAATCTCTAACGATTCTAAATTTGGAGTCTGTGAGAATTAAGATCATAATGGACATCGACAAAGGTGAGGAGTATTATGAGCAAAGACCCGAGAGCCTTCTTCTTCGTTCTTTGAAAACTATGTCCCTCAAAGATGTTCAGTTTGATTCCGATGCTCTCATCTCCCTGGTTTGGGACTGCCCTTTGCTCTGAGTATCTTACATTAACTTCATGTTGTTTTGATTGGGACGACATTGTCATTGCAAGTAAAAGTCTCAAATCCTTGGAACTTAAGCATTGCGAGACTTTTCAAGTTCATCTTTATGCTGACAATCTTGAACATCTTACGGTCTTCGCATCAACATCTTCTCGATCTCGACAATATGTACTTGGAAAGATGCTTCaatttgaaatatatgaacatTTGTATCACCTTTCTGTTCGAGGATGCCATGATGTGAATGGTACCATCGATGCTCCAAGGTTACATGGCTTTATTTTCCGAGGTCATTTGAAGtccaatttttcttttagaGCTCCAAATTTACGAGCGGCCTATATCATACTATTAGACAAGTGGGACGGAGAATTATCCACCTTTAATTAACAACGGGGAACTGAAATACTTTCTTCAAGCATTTGGGACCTCCACAGGTATGACCCTCTACGTGTATGATTTTAGTGATCTGATCTTTTCAGAAGAATTCAGAAAGAGCTGCTCCTCGCCGATATTGCCAAATCTCCAAAATCTTAATCTCCTAATGTGAAATCCTCCAACAAATTTCGGAGATGATGAAGACTTGATGGAATCTTTGCATTGGATGGCACCTTCTCTAGAGGATATTACAACCCAGCACTTCATAAACAGTCAGACGGTAGGTAGCTAAGGGTACAATAGTGTCTAAAATGTAGAAAGAAATACATGAAACAACGGGGGGATGTAATTAGTGTTTAATTTTTaccattttgttttgttttttgttttttgtttttttaatctttttttctttttcttaatctcAACCCCTTCTATCTTAGGATGCCTATTAAGATTGGACATGTGACATTTATGGTGAATTAGCTATTCACCGAAAACTTTTACCAATTAacttttcattgataatagagtgaGGCTATTTCCACTTTATCAATTCCTTTTTACACCTTACGTCCAATATTTTGATCTAAACTTCCAAATTTGCCcccaattataaacaaaaaaaattgaatccaATCTCCAGAAAAACAAGCAGCGCTGTCTTTATTAGTTTCCGGTTGGCCTgctttctttctctcctctcatttctttttctccatCTTCGTGCTCTAAGTTTCAACTTCCACATATAATATAAGAAACCAAGAAACCATAACAGGAATAGAATGGCAAAGCCCATCACTAGcttcctcatcctcatcagCATAATAGTATTCTATTTTTCATAAAGAGTGTACTGTAGCAAAGTTGGCTCTGTTAtgagttttgaatttttgatcaaTAATCTGATGGGAAATTCTCCTTGGCCTGATTCCCATTACAAGCTTGTCTTGTGTATTCCATCTCAGAGAAATAGTAATCCAGATTTATTATAGTTTCGTTTCTTGTTTTGAAGTGCGGAGCTAGTATCTTTAATATATGTGGGTGTGTGTGAGACTTATTAATCAAGTTAGAACATATCAAATTAACAAGATGTTGTTAAGGATGGTGGGGGTAAGCAGTGACACGAGACATAAATGGATGCAATTTAGCAGCAATGACAGTGATTTAGAGCTGCCACAGGGCAATGATGAGGGGTTATTAGTGTTGAGAATCAATAAATAGTAGTTGGTGAATGATTGCTCTCTTTCCGAGTTACCAAAAGCCAAACAATATTTGGAGAGGTGGTGGAGCCAAAATTACGTATCAGATTGCCATTGGATTATCAACCATGGTTTTTCTCACGTTAAATTGTATATTTTCGTCCTTGatttttgaactttttttttttttgaataaacatCGTCAGAGAGATTTTCATTAATAAAAGGTCAGGTCAGAGTATCCATTACATACCCTCCCGCTGGCATCTATAGACAGACAGAGAGTTGTGAAGGTAACACGGTAGTACATAGGATAGGTCTACTCATTCGACATGtcttgctcacttattcaaagcaAGCCTATTCAACTATGAAACAGTTAGCATAGTAATAGGCTAGAtttaaaacaaaactaaaatttctCTTTGCCCTTTAAGCTAGGGCTAGGAGGCTTTCCCGAGTAGAGTGTGCTCAATATCTCCTTAACATGTACTTTCTTGGATTTTGGTGGATTCTTGTTTCTGGACCCAAGAGGCGGCCTCTCTTCTTTTTGGTAGCTGCTTGTTCAGTTATAGTGCCCGCCTTTGGCATCGCTACTTGTGCAGGCACAAGCATGCCTCCTGGTGCTTCTATCAATCCCAAAGACTGGGCAGTAAAACGCAAAGCAGGGAGCTTCACCTTTTTCAGAGGCAGGCAAGTATCTCCCTTCCCCTCAAGTCCATCATTCAGCAGGAATTTTAGTTTCTTTGGAGAAGCAAACGGTGAAGAAGGTCTACCTCGCTTGAACGATTCCAGGGACTCCGTTTCGTTGGGCAGAACTTGTGCTTCATCAAAAGGGACCAGCGCAAGTGCCTTAACACTTTCCTCAGAAGTTTTTAACTGTGCACTGTGAAGAAGGACCGGTTTCTGCCGTTTTGTGACCTCCTTGGTGCCAAAGAGATTGCGAGCCAGCGGTGGCAAAACCGGGGTTTGTATGCCCTTGAAACGAAAAGTcccattgtgaaacatgtgccTTCTTTCATTTGCTCATCCTGCAGCCGGTCAGACTGAGTTGTCATCCGGCATGTACCCTTCTCGTGAAGGATTAAGTGGCATATCTGACAGACGCCATTCAAATTTTCAAAGAAATAAGATATTTCCTCCACAATGCCAGGAGCTAACTTCAGAGTTCTTTTGAGAAAGAAAGGCTTGGAGATCTCATGGGAGACGCGAACCCGAATTTTGCTAGTATTGTCAAAGAGCTTCTTGTCAATATCAAGAAATTTACCAGCCACGGATGCTACGTTGACAATGGTTTGTTTCACCTCCAACGCTGGCGGGATGTTGTCAATCCGGACCCAAAAGAAGAGAGAGTCCATCTTTAACGCACCGGGAGCCATTAGACCATCATACTCCTGTATAATCATCGGTGCACGATTAAAGTACCAAGGTCCTCCCCATAGCACCCTATTTCGATCCTTCCTGAGGTCAAACGCAAACACAAAGTTTTTGTGAGCACGTTCCTGGACTTTGAAACGACCATCAAGAACCCACACCCCCTGAAGTGGCATTGGAGGTCGGAGGCAGCATACGGTTTCGCCGTCAGAGGCTTCGCTAGCAGCAAAGATTGGGAGATGCGCTGTGATGCAGATCCAGGCAAACGAGATATGTCTACAACATCCTCCTCCGCCAGAGCCAGGGACGTTACAAAAATGGCAGTCACCGCATCAATGGAAGAGGCCATTTTGAGGATCATCAGCAGGAAGAACGATCCCAAAGATCGCAAGACAACGACACAGGTCGCTGtatttaggtttagggtttgagAGCGTCAGAGCGGCGCCTTAGCTTTTTTgttcaattctctctcaaaattcTTTGAGACTAACAAGTGGTTGATTATAAAAATTCAGTAAAGAATTAAAGAAAGTTGATTTTTGAACTTTTATACCTAGAAATGGCAAGAAATGCTCGATGATAATTTTCAAAGAAGTATTTCGTAAGTTAAGATTTCTTGCCCATCTCCACTTTAACAAATTTATAGTTTCACCACTAATGCTACCTAAATGTATTAAAGTTCTTTTCCCTTAGATGTATAACAAAACGAAGAAAAGAGGAGTATGATGATATAAAATGTAACATAGGTTAAAGTGATATATAATTTGGAATGTTGGGTTTTGCGAGTAAAGATATAATTGAACCCAATATCAAACAAATCGTTATTACCCAATAATTCTTTTGTACCCGAACCATTGCAACATTCacaaataattttatttttactagATATGTCTTTATTAGATATATTGTtttattcaacaaaaaaaaaaagacatttttattattttcatatCATTTATCACATAAATATGGTTTAAGTTTAACGCACACTCATTTGGTGCAAGGTACGGCATGGTGGAACTTCACAATGCTTGCGCGCAAGAACACGTCTTCGATCCTCATCCACGCGCGGGTTTTTCAAAGCATTTCTCAAATTGTGAAACGTCGTCGTCTCATTCATTTAAAAACCCACCGGCAACGACGTGGTTTGTCTCAGTGTAAAACACTAAAAACCCACGCATTTCTCAAATTGTGAAACGTCGTCGTCTCGTTCATTTAAAAACCCACCCGCAAATGACGTCGTTCGCATTATTTACCCGCTATAAAACGGCGTCGTTCATTTAAAAACCCACCCGCTATTATAAAAAGGCGtcgttcatgttattttaaaaACCCCACCCGCTGCTTTTtcacttcatcttcttcctcagaaCTCTCTCTGTTTCTAATTTTCTCTGTAATTTCAAGAATTCTCTATCTCAAATGGgtattgtttggctccaaaaccagctggtgtgcaaactgtctcttttgagcgtgtgattgcacaggcgtgccagcaccgtggggtgcagtcgtcggggtagtcccttgacctaacttcttcttcaagcgctgtggacgaggagagcaccaacctcgccacatgattcttctctagccttccgagaaaggacttttgccttacggataaggactttgggtgtgatctcttcagTCACCAAAttgatactcaacgttgtaggttgagcagagcaatcactgggaagttctgagaaagcacgaggtttgctaaagcgtatctttagcttcactgggttgcgagggcgttacccttgcttcactgGTAGTAtctgtggcagtagcactaacagtcAGCTAGGATAGACTAGGACTGAGAGTaaggtcgccgggtttcaacagggttgaaggtttgctctggTGAGGCTTTGTAATTgatgggattgattgattcgagagaggtccttaactttgccgcttaaccctgtatttatacacctagggtttcgactgctccttgccttagaaggattattaattgaagtttcctattcaatctctgctactcgatcccaataaggtttcgttttccttatggatcacggaatgggcgaagctataccCCAAATCCaggtaggcttatttttgggccacaAATATTGGCCCGCTGGCTTGAATCcaccaaaggatcttgccaaaaatacttttgggctcaaacattgcccccccaggccccgaaatcaggcccacaaagatgtaactgattgaaggggactaaaacgacgCGCCGGTCGCTCGAAACGATGTCATTAATGAAGGTCGCGTCCTTTCGTTTGCAAAACGCCTTTCTGTCGTAtcatttccctcacaaaattccttatttaaacCCACGGCCGCATAAGACccgtcacatcagaaaccctttcagtctcttaaacccagaaaaacccatTTCCTCCAACATCTCCTtcgcagaaacccagaaatggctcccccgaAGAAAATAGTCATCGATCAAGAGGAATAATTGCACGAAAAAGTTGCCCATACTTGGGGAACCAACTTTGGTACTCGCATTCATCTCCACACCTCTATCCATCGGCCCCTGCTCCTTCAATTCTCCGACCACCAAACCGGACTGGGGCCAACGCTACAAGACGCTATCTCGGCTGATGCTATCGCTCTCTACGGCCTACCCGTCCGAcggcccattccagtcctccgaaTGACTCCTGGGGATTTCAGTAGTTGGGGTGCCCAGAACCATCGATCCAAAATAGGGCATTGGCCGTCCTCCATCAGCCCAGCAGAACTTTCTTGGTATAGCGAAATATGGGCgcgagatctggctcgctggaacgcaGCAGGTATCGCACATACTATCGATCTATGTTTCCAAAA
Above is a genomic segment from Rosa chinensis cultivar Old Blush chromosome 3, RchiOBHm-V2, whole genome shotgun sequence containing:
- the LOC112193401 gene encoding uncharacterized protein LOC112193401 → MLKQVFGKVWNKGVYGCGGSRIRACYYVPTSGFHNAQVHCAPRSFFGVEDFVDDNNSRPYTYQKEKKSKNPQKHVSFKQRTIAYLEPFTLDVFISKRFVSASITHRVTCKQVAVAGTNSKDIKAALKSRCDIPACIAIGQILADRAREADVYTASYTPRDRDKFEGKIRAVVQSLIDSGIDVKIYLD
- the LOC112193933 gene encoding putative F-box/LRR-repeat protein At4g15060, whose protein sequence is MGAHTILPDIPEDVLKQMFQFLPTKAAICMSCLSKQWQGVPISEFNEGGEHDDRNFDEHRKFINMLKFQLVLCEKEKQRQTTWDKFRLRMTRYSAKDATIVYKWLKFSFERSVKELDLSLRGSRVQNYYYLCRTSFINAKSLTILNLESVRIKIIMDIDKGEEYYEQRPESLLLRSLKTMSLKDVQFDSDALISLVWDCPLL